The following coding sequences are from one Clostridia bacterium window:
- a CDS encoding MFS transporter, translating into MGSRVGPGYKWIALSCTTVGALLSVLNGSTLMIALPEIAHQLRASMEVVIWVIMGYMLAITILVPSIGRVADIFGRKRLYVWGFGIFTLMSFLGGWARTGTELLVARTLSAVGGALMLANSTAIVTDAFPRGELGKALGVNAMVISAASVVGPILGGFLTSMGWRWVFWFNVPLGVLGTVWAGTRLRELVCLPEGQRFDWPGTISFTLGLLAILVGLTFGSMIGWLSFPIVSAMLVGLGLLALFIWIENCVDQPMLDLTLFRNRFLAAAYASNFLNGLARGAVTFLLIFFFQGVKGLSPLQAGIAMTPFALVMMVVGPLSGMLSDRLGSRGLSSAGLAISAIGLLGLTRLQPTTSMAEIVIWMLIMGAGSGLFFSPNTNAIMGAVPAERRGIAAGTRTMMNNAGMLVSIAMTMALTASSVNAQVMQGLFAHTGITVDQAAVGGFVHSLHLAFMISFVISLVAAGISLLRGDMPDTADSNASKPSLEVAHR; encoded by the coding sequence ATTGGCTCAAGGGTAGGGCCAGGTTATAAGTGGATAGCTCTATCTTGTACTACTGTGGGTGCACTGCTATCGGTCTTAAACGGTAGCACCCTGATGATCGCTTTGCCAGAAATTGCTCACCAATTGCGCGCAAGCATGGAAGTTGTAATCTGGGTCATTATGGGGTACATGCTGGCCATAACTATTCTGGTCCCATCCATCGGCCGGGTGGCAGACATATTTGGCAGAAAACGCTTGTATGTATGGGGCTTTGGCATATTTACCTTAATGTCATTCTTGGGTGGGTGGGCTCGTACTGGAACCGAGCTGCTGGTGGCGCGCACGTTATCGGCGGTGGGTGGGGCTCTAATGCTCGCTAATAGTACCGCCATCGTTACCGATGCTTTTCCTAGGGGTGAGCTGGGTAAGGCTTTGGGCGTAAATGCTATGGTCATTTCGGCCGCATCGGTGGTAGGGCCGATTCTGGGAGGGTTCCTTACCTCCATGGGTTGGCGTTGGGTTTTCTGGTTTAACGTTCCCTTAGGTGTATTGGGGACGGTTTGGGCAGGCACTCGGCTGCGAGAGTTGGTATGTTTACCGGAGGGCCAACGCTTTGACTGGCCAGGGACGATAAGCTTCACCTTAGGTTTACTGGCTATTCTGGTAGGCTTGACTTTTGGCAGCATGATTGGCTGGCTGAGCTTTCCCATTGTGTCAGCCATGTTGGTCGGGCTTGGCTTGCTGGCCTTGTTTATTTGGATTGAAAACTGTGTGGATCAGCCTATGCTGGATCTAACGCTCTTCAGAAACCGCTTTCTTGCGGCAGCGTATGCCAGCAACTTCTTAAATGGTTTAGCCAGAGGGGCAGTTACTTTTTTGCTGATTTTCTTCTTTCAGGGGGTAAAGGGCTTGTCGCCCCTCCAGGCTGGAATAGCCATGACTCCATTTGCGTTGGTAATGATGGTAGTAGGTCCGCTCAGTGGAATGCTATCGGATCGCTTAGGCTCAAGAGGGCTAAGCTCAGCTGGCTTAGCTATTTCGGCCATAGGCCTCCTAGGTCTGACTCGACTTCAGCCTACGACCTCCATGGCAGAAATCGTAATCTGGATGCTAATAATGGGGGCAGGATCGGGACTATTCTTTTCTCCCAACACCAACGCTATTATGGGGGCTGTCCCGGCTGAAAGGCGAGGCATAGCCGCGGGAACGCGCACCATGATGAACAATGCCGGTATGCTGGTCAGCATAGCCATGACCATGGCCCTAACGGCTTCCTCCGTTAATGCCCAAGTTATGCAAGGACTCTTTGCCCATACGGGGATAACTGTAGATCAGGCGGCTGTTGGTGGCTTTGTTCATAGTCTACACCTAGCTTT